Proteins found in one Ptychodera flava strain L36383 chromosome 3, AS_Pfla_20210202, whole genome shotgun sequence genomic segment:
- the LOC139130191 gene encoding uncharacterized protein: protein MRKGPKALKAKIIHIIEHYAVYLKNAKQMREIMKTTVMEELRNANSEFVTVMGEHLEQSTLQHMALGGQIPKHLTGESNKQESLDGQPSTSAGNVLTSQHSQSPARELCTIGVQVGTSQGHAVNGASMSNVENRFYHTEENRPTTEGTGRVLSDVHNDLEVTKVDKGSIRYVMKCGSLEALEALWSEYISGRLDKTIHSTVITPTLLSKIQAHYLTLDIYIPVQEYLLCKREMPLITGSVPTPSRRRSVAAINELKSAPREDITRHHTVDSLNLLLSRMQIRDNQTISELLSRDDFSVEELQGHRSTFVTKQWKVTADVQVNGGKFRQFQRTRDELRMTLNSETSSFFKAADDTSEFVQLKVHTGKHSADSKVVLVLHEAVQKLMMQREYVTNQATPVIENVKPGRHSSMSAE from the exons ATGCGTAAAGGCCCAAAGGCGCTAAAGGCCAAGATAATACACATCATTGAACATTACGCGGTGTATCTGAAGAATGCAAAACAGATGAGAGAGATTATGAAGACTACAGTAATGGAAGAGTTGAGGAACGCGAACTCTGAGTTCGTAACGGTGATGGGAGAACATCTAGAACAGTCGACATTGCAACACATGGCATTAGGAGGCCAGATCCCCAAACATTTGACTGGAG aatcaaacaaacaagaaaGTCTCGACGGTCAACCATCTACTTCAGCAGGCAATGTTTTAACCTCTCAACATTCACAAAGTCCAGCTCGAGAACTTT GTACTATCGGAGTACAAGTTGGAACTTCGCAAGGACATGCAGTGAATGGTGCATCCATGTCAAACGTAGAGAATAGATTCTACCATACAGAAGAAAATAGACCGACAACCGAGGGGACTGGCAGAGTTCTGAGTGATGTACACAACGACTTGGAAGTGACGAAAGTTGACAAGGGAAGTATCCgatatgtgatgaaatgtggATCCTTAGAAGCACTGGAAGCCCTGTGGAGTGAGTATATCAGTGGACGACTGGACAAAACCATCCATTCTACAGTCATCACACCAACACTACTCAGCAAGATTCAAGCTCACTACCTAACCCTTGATATCTACATTCCAGTACAGGAGTATCTACTCTGTAAGAGAGAAATGCCACTGATCACAG GTTCAGTGCCAACTCCATCTCGTCGACGTAGTGTTGCTGCAATAAATGAACTGAAGTCTGCACCGCGTGAGGATATTACCCGGCACCATACAGTGGACAGTCTAAATCTACTCCTGTCACGGATGCAGATACGGGACAACCAAACCATCTCTGAATTACTGAGTAGAGATGACTTCAGTGTAGAGGAGTTACAGGGCCACAGATCAACGTTTGTCACAAAGCAATGGAAAGTCACAGCTGATGTCCAAGTCAATGGAGGAAAGTtcagacagtttcaaagaacACGGGACGAACTCAGAATGACTCTGAACTCTGAAACCAGTTCTTTCTTCAAAGCGGCAGATGACACATCTGAGTTTGTCCAGCTGAAAGTTCATACCGGTAAACATTCTGCTGACAGCAAAGTAGTACTAGTCCTGCATGAAGCTGTTCAAAAACTGATGATGCAGAGGGAATACGTAACTAACCAGGCTACACCTGTGATTGAAAACGTGAAGCCAGGGAGACACTCATCAATGAGTGCGGAGTGA
- the LOC139130263 gene encoding uncharacterized protein, whose product MGTFLLQNYVVMPGCPNGPGFACSYKGHCYPSLREVCRDVTMCGVPEFKQKSYTEQYCRAADLQDWVAEHLVAPKFGMTSFRKDMYVFISLAIYTNVKFCDDGRVQCEEGCMNYSEMCDESGDCKCVGDLIRYATQYHETY is encoded by the exons ATGGGGACTTTCCTTCTTCAAAATTATGTTGTAATGCCAG GATGTCCCAACGGTCCAGGATTTGCCTGCAGTTACAAAGGTCACTGCTATCCGTCCCTGCGAGAGGTGTGCCGTGACGTCACCATGTGCGGAGTGCCTGAATTCAAGCAGAAATCCTATACAGAGCAGTACTGCAGGGCGGCGGATCTCCAAGACTGGGTCGCCGAACACC TTGTCGCTCCCAAGTTTGGAATGACTAGCTTCAGGAAAGACATGTACGTCTTCATCTCGCTGGCCATATATACAAACGTAAAAT TCTGTGATGATGGTCGCGTCCAGTGCGAGGAAGGGTGTATGAATTATTCAGAAATGTGTGACGAATCTGGGGACTGTAAATGTGTCGGTGATCTGATACGATATGCGACGC aATACCACGAGACATACTAA